A window from Gottschalkiaceae bacterium SANA encodes these proteins:
- a CDS encoding transcriptional regulator encodes MKSKICIIGVEDSIELVKLISEEFHNAAEFVFYSYTKVSDILTFIKRTSDIDIIMFTGRYPYNYFKRNTLIDIPYFAVSKSNETLIEAFWRIRNENLDFTRVSIDRSPESQIIKMLEILEIPTKEIQLIGDSSKVDLDEIYHFHKNNCDKGKTEAIISSNYKVYCRLIQEGYKAYRVLPSRVLLRESIKRAIAIAGTEKIKSTQVAVQIIRINDSKEDKITKYNQLKLLNRFDSILIDYTHEIEGTYLKFGHNEYMIFTTRGFIGIGDVESKIGMLVEQSEKLEISFSTGIGYGNSIMRSEKNSRIALKHAMKEEKSGCYIVDDDSTLTGPFFGMNSYNLSYRLVSVDEKLAKISKKTGVSEKYLSMIKAIVSQRGDNKFSAEDLAEFLNLSQRSALRILNKLEAGSVAENVGKSSDNTKGRPKKIYQMNL; translated from the coding sequence TTGAAAAGCAAGATTTGTATTATTGGAGTTGAAGATTCAATTGAACTGGTTAAGCTAATATCTGAAGAGTTTCATAATGCCGCAGAGTTTGTATTTTATTCGTATACAAAGGTATCTGATATTCTTACGTTTATAAAACGGACATCTGACATTGACATTATTATGTTTACAGGGAGATATCCATATAATTATTTCAAGCGGAATACATTAATCGACATTCCTTATTTTGCTGTATCAAAATCTAATGAAACTTTGATTGAAGCGTTTTGGCGAATCAGAAATGAAAATTTAGATTTTACTAGAGTAAGTATTGATCGTTCTCCTGAAAGTCAGATCATAAAAATGTTGGAGATACTGGAGATCCCAACGAAAGAAATACAATTGATAGGGGATTCATCAAAAGTGGATTTAGATGAAATCTATCACTTCCACAAAAACAATTGCGATAAGGGTAAGACTGAAGCGATCATTTCATCAAACTATAAAGTATATTGTCGATTGATACAAGAAGGGTATAAAGCGTATCGCGTATTGCCTTCTAGGGTTTTGTTGAGAGAAAGCATAAAAAGAGCGATAGCAATAGCTGGAACAGAGAAAATTAAAAGTACTCAAGTTGCTGTACAAATTATTAGAATCAACGATTCAAAAGAGGACAAGATTACAAAATACAACCAGTTAAAATTGCTGAATCGGTTTGATAGTATTCTAATCGATTATACGCATGAGATTGAAGGCACTTATTTAAAATTTGGTCATAATGAGTATATGATTTTTACAACGAGAGGATTTATTGGAATTGGAGATGTTGAGAGCAAGATCGGTATGCTTGTAGAGCAATCTGAAAAGTTAGAGATTTCATTTTCAACAGGTATAGGATACGGAAATTCAATTATGCGTTCTGAAAAAAACTCTCGAATTGCATTAAAACATGCAATGAAGGAAGAAAAGAGTGGTTGTTATATTGTTGATGATGACTCGACATTGACCGGTCCTTTTTTTGGAATGAATAGCTATAATCTGAGTTATCGTTTGGTAAGTGTTGATGAAAAGCTCGCTAAAATTTCTAAAAAAACAGGTGTGAGTGAGAAATACTTATCTATGATAAAAGCCATTGTATCGCAAAGAGGGGATAATAAGTTTAGCGCGGAGGATTTAGCGGAATTTTTAAATTTGAGCCAGCGAAGCGCATTGAGAATTTTGAATAAACTTGAGGCAGGAAGCGTTGCTGAAAATGTTGGGAAAAGTAGTGATAATACGAAGGGGCGGCCTAAAAAAATATATCAAATGAATTTATAG
- a CDS encoding M20 family metallopeptidase — MKTKLGSRIDQNRTSITDMADTIFDNPEIGGQEFEALQTLTGYLEENGFTVERGVGGLETAFRAVYQNGDGGPAIGLLCEYDAIEGIGHACAHQMQGPSIVYAATAIKEVVKNENYKLVVYGTPAEETFGGKIKMLENGCFKDIEVALMMHGSPTTTTDLKSLAMNKMLVEFHGRSSHAALKPEEGRSALDSVLLLANGVEFLREHVRDDVRIHYSIINGGGPSNVVPKYASVEFSLRSYDREYLNQVVERFEKIVKGAALMTETEYKVTLLKALNNKIPVKVLNDLLMKNARELNAPAISAPREKTGSTDFGNVMYELPGSCIRVAFVPKGASSHSQTYLDAGKTEKAHDATILATKILAYSVYDLIVDEQLWSAMKEEFETNKTNR; from the coding sequence ATGAAAACTAAACTTGGGTCAAGAATTGATCAAAATAGAACGAGTATCACCGATATGGCAGATACAATATTTGATAATCCAGAAATAGGGGGCCAAGAATTTGAAGCCTTACAGACTTTAACTGGTTATTTAGAAGAAAATGGTTTCACCGTTGAACGAGGCGTGGGTGGTTTGGAAACTGCCTTTAGAGCTGTTTATCAAAATGGCGATGGTGGTCCTGCTATTGGGCTATTATGTGAATATGATGCGATAGAAGGGATAGGACATGCTTGTGCACATCAAATGCAAGGCCCATCAATTGTATATGCCGCAACAGCGATTAAAGAGGTTGTAAAAAATGAGAATTATAAATTAGTTGTATATGGTACACCTGCAGAAGAAACTTTTGGCGGAAAGATCAAAATGCTCGAAAATGGATGCTTTAAGGATATTGAAGTGGCTTTGATGATGCATGGATCACCAACGACTACAACCGATTTGAAATCTCTTGCAATGAATAAGATGCTAGTTGAGTTCCATGGAAGAAGCTCTCATGCGGCATTAAAACCAGAAGAGGGAAGAAGTGCATTAGACAGTGTATTATTATTGGCAAATGGAGTTGAATTTTTAAGGGAGCATGTTCGTGATGATGTGAGAATTCACTATTCGATAATCAATGGCGGCGGACCGTCAAATGTTGTTCCAAAGTATGCATCAGTGGAATTTTCTCTCAGGTCTTATGATCGCGAATATTTAAATCAAGTTGTAGAACGATTTGAGAAAATAGTAAAAGGTGCGGCTTTAATGACAGAAACAGAGTACAAAGTGACCTTACTTAAGGCTTTGAATAATAAGATCCCAGTAAAGGTTCTAAATGATTTGCTGATGAAAAATGCAAGAGAATTAAATGCACCAGCAATAAGTGCGCCTAGAGAGAAGACTGGATCAACAGATTTTGGAAATGTGATGTACGAGTTACCTGGATCTTGTATTCGAGTAGCTTTTGTTCCAAAGGGAGCATCCTCACACTCGCAAACTTATCTCGATGCCGGGAAAACAGAAAAGGCGCATGATGCAACGATACTTGCGACAAAAATATTAGCTTATTCGGTTTATGATCTAATCGTAGACGAGCAGCTATGGAGCGCGATGAAGGAAGAGTTTGAGACGAATAAAACGAATAGATAA
- the citF gene encoding citrate lyase subunit alpha — translation MSNESGREIPKSIYGYGKTTCYAGPFSTIPTGEKVSVRNACSFPGQQKKLGSVKEAIQRVNLKDGMAISFHHHLRNGDEVMNLVLNEIAELGIKNITIHVSSLSSAHEPLIEHIRNGVVTDISTSGLRGTLGKLQSKENILGRPVVFRTHGGRARAIEEGNIKIDVAFIAAACCDDMGNMNGIEGPSAFGAMGYPIVDAQYADSVVAITDNLQPFPIWNISIPMTLVDYVVEVDNIGDSNKIASGATRVTNNPTDLLIAENAAKVLIALGCIKNGFSFQAGSGGPSLAVCKFLRSYMEKNEIVGSFAAGGVTGYLVDMLRDGLFKVLLDTQTFDARAVRSLKENANHVEMSASMYANPHNKSCTAHQLDVMILSATEIDESFNLNSITGSTGMIMGALGGAPDTAAGSKITVVVAPTMRKRIPIVVEKVTNIATPGETIDILVTERGICVNPRRMELRKKLNETDLEVLSIQELRKNVEKLTGKPEKIKYTDEIVGVIEYRDGTVLDLIYRVDE, via the coding sequence ATGAGTAACGAGTCTGGAAGAGAAATACCAAAATCGATTTATGGATATGGAAAAACGACATGCTATGCCGGACCGTTTAGTACCATACCGACTGGGGAAAAGGTGTCAGTGAGAAATGCATGCTCATTTCCTGGACAACAGAAGAAGTTAGGAAGTGTTAAAGAAGCGATTCAGCGAGTAAATTTGAAGGATGGTATGGCCATATCGTTTCATCATCATTTAAGAAATGGTGATGAGGTAATGAATTTAGTCCTCAATGAAATTGCTGAATTAGGGATAAAAAATATAACGATTCACGTATCCTCTTTATCTTCTGCGCATGAACCGTTAATTGAACATATAAGAAATGGTGTTGTAACGGACATTAGTACATCGGGATTACGAGGAACGCTTGGAAAATTACAATCGAAAGAAAATATATTGGGAAGACCTGTGGTGTTTCGGACACACGGTGGAAGAGCGAGAGCGATAGAAGAAGGCAATATTAAAATTGATGTTGCTTTTATTGCAGCCGCCTGTTGTGACGATATGGGGAATATGAACGGCATCGAAGGACCTTCAGCATTTGGAGCGATGGGATATCCCATTGTTGATGCCCAATATGCTGATTCTGTAGTAGCAATTACAGATAATTTGCAACCTTTTCCAATATGGAATATCTCGATTCCAATGACATTGGTTGATTATGTTGTAGAGGTAGATAACATCGGGGATTCGAATAAAATTGCTTCCGGAGCAACTCGAGTTACAAATAATCCCACAGATTTACTGATAGCAGAAAATGCAGCTAAAGTATTAATTGCTCTAGGGTGTATAAAAAATGGTTTCTCATTTCAAGCAGGATCTGGCGGACCTTCTTTAGCAGTTTGTAAGTTTCTTAGAAGCTATATGGAGAAAAATGAAATCGTAGGAAGTTTTGCAGCAGGTGGTGTTACGGGCTATTTGGTAGATATGTTAAGAGATGGGTTATTCAAGGTGCTTTTGGACACTCAAACATTTGATGCGAGGGCAGTTCGCTCTTTGAAAGAAAATGCGAATCATGTTGAAATGTCAGCATCAATGTATGCCAATCCTCATAACAAATCATGTACGGCACATCAACTGGATGTCATGATTTTATCTGCAACGGAGATTGATGAGTCCTTTAATTTGAATTCGATTACTGGATCAACGGGGATGATTATGGGTGCGCTTGGAGGTGCACCGGATACAGCTGCTGGTTCAAAAATCACTGTGGTGGTTGCGCCAACAATGAGAAAAAGAATTCCAATCGTGGTAGAGAAAGTGACCAATATTGCAACTCCAGGGGAAACCATAGATATACTAGTTACTGAAAGAGGCATTTGTGTTAATCCAAGAAGAATGGAACTGCGAAAAAAATTGAATGAAACGGATTTAGAAGTATTATCAATTCAAGAATTAAGAAAAAATGTTGAAAAGTTGACTGGGAAACCAGAAAAAATAAAATACACAGATGAGATTGTTGGTGTAATTGAGTATCGTGATGGTACAGTTTTAGATCTTATCTATAGGGTGGATGAGTAA
- a CDS encoding YfcC family protein, with translation MNKGKESKFRGKMSFPHTYVIIMSIVLLAALLTYVIPAGQYERVKDEVVGKTIVVADQFEYVENTPVSLFDIPDKIVASLNKSSSIIFIILIVGGAFQVIIATGVFQVFTTMLTKKFSGNENIIIPAFVTIFALACTSMGVNTFIGFAPIAIILARSMGFDALVGVSMVMLGGAIGFGTGTLNPFSTGVAQTIAELPMFSGIGFRFASLVVFLIVTNIYIIRYAKKIRSNPESSIVFELEQQEKNLSTGVEEFPKAELKHFLVLAVVVGAFACIMYGSTHWGWKTNNNSAMFIWMAIIGGFAGGMGPSRVATEFVSGARKLVFGALLIGIARATSIILVDGNILDTVVRSLASGLLVLPGPLRAVGMFFSQIIINCFIVSGSGQAAVTMPIMIPVADLVGVTRQTAVLAFNFGDGFSNYVLPTSSALMGMLAISNIPYDRWMKYMWKLFGIWVITGSALLLIAYAINYGPF, from the coding sequence ATGAATAAAGGTAAAGAGAGTAAGTTTAGAGGGAAGATGTCTTTTCCTCACACCTATGTAATTATAATGAGTATTGTTCTTTTAGCTGCACTTCTTACTTATGTAATACCAGCTGGTCAGTACGAGCGAGTTAAAGATGAAGTGGTCGGGAAAACGATTGTAGTGGCAGATCAGTTTGAATATGTAGAGAATACTCCTGTTAGTTTATTCGATATACCTGATAAAATTGTTGCTTCCTTAAATAAGTCAAGTAGCATAATTTTCATCATTTTGATTGTAGGTGGTGCATTTCAGGTAATAATTGCTACCGGTGTCTTTCAAGTATTCACAACGATGTTAACTAAGAAGTTCTCTGGTAATGAGAATATTATTATTCCAGCTTTTGTAACAATATTTGCTTTAGCGTGTACTTCGATGGGGGTAAATACCTTTATTGGATTTGCGCCTATTGCTATCATTTTAGCCCGGAGTATGGGGTTTGATGCCTTGGTTGGCGTATCCATGGTCATGCTGGGCGGCGCGATTGGATTTGGTACAGGTACATTAAATCCATTTTCTACTGGGGTGGCTCAAACAATTGCAGAGTTGCCGATGTTCTCAGGGATTGGATTTCGATTTGCAAGCTTAGTCGTATTTTTGATTGTGACAAACATCTATATTATTCGCTATGCTAAAAAAATACGAAGTAATCCGGAATCTAGTATTGTATTTGAACTGGAGCAACAAGAAAAAAACTTGTCGACAGGTGTTGAAGAGTTTCCAAAAGCCGAATTGAAACATTTCTTAGTTTTGGCGGTAGTAGTAGGGGCTTTCGCTTGCATTATGTACGGTAGTACTCATTGGGGTTGGAAAACGAACAATAACTCTGCAATGTTTATTTGGATGGCCATTATCGGTGGTTTTGCAGGTGGCATGGGACCAAGTAGAGTTGCGACAGAATTTGTTTCTGGTGCAAGGAAATTGGTATTTGGAGCTCTTCTAATTGGTATCGCACGAGCGACATCAATTATTCTAGTGGATGGAAATATTTTAGATACAGTTGTTCGCTCCCTTGCTTCTGGTTTGCTTGTATTGCCAGGACCGCTAAGAGCAGTGGGAATGTTTTTTTCTCAAATTATCATTAACTGCTTTATTGTTTCAGGAAGCGGTCAAGCGGCAGTTACTATGCCAATTATGATTCCTGTTGCTGATTTAGTAGGAGTTACTAGACAAACAGCTGTACTCGCGTTTAACTTTGGGGATGGTTTTTCGAATTACGTTCTTCCTACGTCTTCAGCTTTGATGGGTATGCTAGCGATTTCTAATATTCCTTATGATAGATGGATGAAGTATATGTGGAAGCTATTTGGTATTTGGGTCATTACGGGAAGCGCACTTTTGCTAATTGCATATGCGATTAACTATGGACCTTTTTAA
- a CDS encoding methyltransferase: METERFIYNLNYPVKEKELCELEVRSLFNFDLKEKVFFESRKIHPSVSPYLKNRLEIIYKAATLLEIVELVTQAKIEAPDFMVKYLELEKNELLLKNRRENCKAVGLKIGGFPCYTAPKYLFGLSFYKGNWYFGKLVERSLQWRAHNEKPHAYSSSLSLNIAKALINIAGNGDTSKRLIDPCCGVGTVLLEGVWAGYDVTGWEINSKIAEDARGNLRHFNYDVTITTGDIENIEGRFDASIIDLPYGNFSFKDDENQLKIIRNAKRISDKIVLVSSEDIREELGKENLNIMDHCKIGKNTNSAFWRYIWVCENGESDHRE, encoded by the coding sequence ATGGAAACAGAACGATTTATTTACAATTTAAATTATCCAGTTAAGGAAAAAGAACTTTGCGAACTTGAGGTCAGATCTCTTTTTAACTTTGATTTGAAAGAAAAAGTCTTTTTTGAAAGTAGAAAAATTCATCCTTCCGTAAGTCCATATTTAAAAAATAGGTTGGAGATTATATACAAGGCTGCCACCTTATTGGAAATTGTAGAGTTGGTAACTCAAGCGAAGATAGAAGCACCAGATTTCATGGTTAAATATCTTGAATTGGAAAAAAATGAGCTGCTTCTTAAGAATAGACGCGAGAATTGCAAAGCGGTAGGTCTAAAGATTGGGGGATTTCCTTGTTATACGGCACCTAAATACCTATTTGGACTTTCTTTTTATAAGGGAAACTGGTATTTTGGGAAATTAGTAGAGCGAAGTCTTCAGTGGAGAGCGCACAATGAAAAACCCCATGCCTATTCAAGTTCTTTGAGTCTGAATATAGCAAAGGCTCTCATTAATATTGCTGGAAATGGCGATACATCCAAGCGATTAATAGATCCCTGCTGTGGTGTTGGAACGGTATTATTAGAAGGTGTTTGGGCAGGGTATGACGTTACAGGTTGGGAAATCAATAGTAAAATTGCGGAGGATGCTCGAGGAAATTTGAGACACTTTAACTATGATGTTACGATTACGACAGGAGATATTGAGAATATAGAGGGGCGTTTTGATGCTTCTATTATTGATCTTCCTTATGGAAATTTCAGCTTCAAAGATGATGAAAATCAATTGAAAATCATTAGAAATGCAAAAAGAATATCAGATAAAATTGTATTGGTTTCTTCAGAAGATATTAGAGAAGAACTTGGTAAGGAAAATCTCAACATTATGGATCACTGTAAAATTGGGAAGAATACAAACAGCGCTTTTTGGCGCTATATTTGGGTCTGCGAAAATGGAGAAAGTGACCATCGCGAGTGA
- the citE gene encoding citrate (pro-3S)-lyase subunit beta has product MSNLRRTMLFCPASNPKLLFTAMIYKPDCILFDLEDSVAYKDKIASRDLLVEALKSVDYKGCEVFARINSLDGEFGEEDVRELVKAGLRKIRLPMCESKLDVRTLAELLDEVEEKNNIENGSVKIQCSLETPKGVHHSLSIATASKRVISISFGAEDFTRTLGVNRTKNGVELAYARGLIVLNASIAGVDAIDTVYADIADVEGFLAEVKNAKAIGFAGKSCVHPSQIPLVHDIYSPSEEEIEWAIKILKASQAANINEGGVILVEGKMVDIPVIEKAKRVLKLAQVTIENGGIDE; this is encoded by the coding sequence ATGAGTAATTTGAGAAGAACGATGTTATTTTGCCCTGCAAGCAATCCAAAATTGTTGTTTACAGCAATGATTTATAAGCCAGATTGTATTTTGTTTGATTTGGAGGATTCAGTTGCATACAAAGATAAAATTGCTTCTCGGGACTTGTTGGTAGAAGCATTAAAAAGTGTTGATTATAAAGGCTGTGAAGTGTTTGCAAGGATTAATTCGCTTGATGGTGAATTTGGAGAAGAGGATGTTCGCGAACTTGTAAAAGCAGGTTTAAGGAAGATCAGACTTCCTATGTGTGAAAGTAAGCTTGATGTCAGAACGTTGGCAGAACTTTTGGATGAAGTTGAAGAAAAAAACAATATTGAAAATGGAAGTGTGAAGATACAATGTTCGCTTGAGACGCCAAAAGGTGTTCATCATTCTCTTTCTATAGCAACAGCATCAAAACGGGTTATATCTATTTCTTTTGGTGCAGAAGATTTTACTAGAACATTGGGTGTGAATCGAACAAAAAACGGCGTCGAATTGGCGTATGCGAGAGGATTGATTGTGTTAAATGCAAGTATTGCTGGTGTGGATGCGATTGATACAGTATATGCGGATATTGCTGATGTTGAAGGTTTTTTAGCAGAAGTGAAGAATGCAAAGGCGATTGGCTTCGCTGGCAAGTCATGTGTTCATCCGTCTCAAATACCACTTGTTCATGACATCTACTCGCCAAGTGAAGAGGAAATTGAATGGGCAATTAAAATTTTAAAGGCCTCTCAAGCTGCAAATATTAATGAGGGTGGCGTAATATTGGTAGAAGGTAAAATGGTTGATATTCCTGTTATTGAAAAGGCTAAGCGCGTATTAAAACTTGCGCAAGTCACAATAGAAAATGGAGGTATTGATGAGTAA